One window from the genome of Emys orbicularis isolate rEmyOrb1 chromosome 10, rEmyOrb1.hap1, whole genome shotgun sequence encodes:
- the APH1B gene encoding gamma-secretase subunit APH-1B isoform X1, translating into MTAAVFIGCSFIAFGPALALCVCTIAAEPLRLLFLIAGGFFWLVSLLLSSLVWFIAVQIGGSNNASVKKNLLIFGVVFSVLLQEVFRFAYYKLLKKANKGLMTISQEETLPISVRQLSYVSGLGFGIMSGVFSLVNILTDSLGPGTVGIYGDSPQYFLSSAFMTLAIVLLHIFWGIVFFDACEKKKWWALALVILSHLLVSGVTFLNPQYEGSLVPSYIIMMLMATWAFFTAGGSLRNLKLCLMCRDKDFLLANQRPR; encoded by the exons ATGACCGCGGCCGTGTTCATTGGGTGCAGCTTCATCGCCTTCGGGCCGGCACTGGCCCTGTGCGTCTGCACCATCGCCGCCGAGCCGCTGCGCCTTCTCTTCCTCATCGCTGG aGGTTTCTTCTGGCTGGTCTCGTTGCTGCTTTCTTCCCTTGTATGGTTCATTGCAGTGCAGATTGGTGGGAGCAACAATGCATCAGTAAAGAAAAATTTGCTCATCTTTGGAGTGGTGTTCTCTGTCCTGCTCCAGGAAGTCTTCCGATTTGCCTATTACAAACTGTTAAA AAAAGCTAATAAGGGCTTAATGACTATAAGCCAGGAGGAAACCCTACCCATCTCTGTCAGACAATTGTCCTATG TGTCTGGCCTGGGTTTTGGGATCATGAGTGGAGTATTTTCTCTTGTGAATATCCTGACTGACTCCTTGGGACCAGGCACAGTGGGTATTTATGGAGATTCTCCTCAGTACTTCCTGTCTTCTG CATTCATGACTTTGGCCATTGTTCTGCTGCACATTTTTTGGGGCATTGTATTTTTTGATGCTTGTGAAAAGAAGAAGTGGTGGGCACTGGCACTGGTCATCCTGAGCCATTTGCTGGTATCAGGTGTG ACTTTCCTGAATCCTCAGTATGAAGGCAGCCTAGTGCCATCTTATATTATCATGATGCTTATGGCTACCTGGGCTTTCTTCACTGCTGGTGGCTCCCTTAGAAATCTGAAACTGTGTCTGATGTGCAGAGACAAGGACTTCCTTCTAGCCAACCAGCGCCCCAGATAA
- the APH1B gene encoding gamma-secretase subunit APH-1B isoform X2 — MTAAVFIGCSFIAFGPALALCVCTIAAEPLRLLFLIAGGFFWLVSLLLSSLVWFIAVQIGGSNNASVKKNLLIFGVVFSVLLQEVFRFAYYKLLKKANKGLMTISQEETLPISVRQLSYAFMTLAIVLLHIFWGIVFFDACEKKKWWALALVILSHLLVSGVTFLNPQYEGSLVPSYIIMMLMATWAFFTAGGSLRNLKLCLMCRDKDFLLANQRPR, encoded by the exons ATGACCGCGGCCGTGTTCATTGGGTGCAGCTTCATCGCCTTCGGGCCGGCACTGGCCCTGTGCGTCTGCACCATCGCCGCCGAGCCGCTGCGCCTTCTCTTCCTCATCGCTGG aGGTTTCTTCTGGCTGGTCTCGTTGCTGCTTTCTTCCCTTGTATGGTTCATTGCAGTGCAGATTGGTGGGAGCAACAATGCATCAGTAAAGAAAAATTTGCTCATCTTTGGAGTGGTGTTCTCTGTCCTGCTCCAGGAAGTCTTCCGATTTGCCTATTACAAACTGTTAAA AAAAGCTAATAAGGGCTTAATGACTATAAGCCAGGAGGAAACCCTACCCATCTCTGTCAGACAATTGTCCTATG CATTCATGACTTTGGCCATTGTTCTGCTGCACATTTTTTGGGGCATTGTATTTTTTGATGCTTGTGAAAAGAAGAAGTGGTGGGCACTGGCACTGGTCATCCTGAGCCATTTGCTGGTATCAGGTGTG ACTTTCCTGAATCCTCAGTATGAAGGCAGCCTAGTGCCATCTTATATTATCATGATGCTTATGGCTACCTGGGCTTTCTTCACTGCTGGTGGCTCCCTTAGAAATCTGAAACTGTGTCTGATGTGCAGAGACAAGGACTTCCTTCTAGCCAACCAGCGCCCCAGATAA
- the APH1B gene encoding gamma-secretase subunit APH-1B isoform X3 has translation MTAAVFIGCSFIAFGPALALCVCTIAAEPLRLLFLIAGGFFWLVSLLLSSLVWFIAVQIGGSNNASVKKNLLIFGVVFSVLLQEVFRFAYYKLLKKANKGLMTISQEETLPISVRQLSYVSGLGFGIMSGVFSLVNILTDSLGPGTVGIYGDSPQYFLSSAFMTLAIVLLHIFWGIVFFDACEKKKWWALALVILSHLLVSDFPESSV, from the exons ATGACCGCGGCCGTGTTCATTGGGTGCAGCTTCATCGCCTTCGGGCCGGCACTGGCCCTGTGCGTCTGCACCATCGCCGCCGAGCCGCTGCGCCTTCTCTTCCTCATCGCTGG aGGTTTCTTCTGGCTGGTCTCGTTGCTGCTTTCTTCCCTTGTATGGTTCATTGCAGTGCAGATTGGTGGGAGCAACAATGCATCAGTAAAGAAAAATTTGCTCATCTTTGGAGTGGTGTTCTCTGTCCTGCTCCAGGAAGTCTTCCGATTTGCCTATTACAAACTGTTAAA AAAAGCTAATAAGGGCTTAATGACTATAAGCCAGGAGGAAACCCTACCCATCTCTGTCAGACAATTGTCCTATG TGTCTGGCCTGGGTTTTGGGATCATGAGTGGAGTATTTTCTCTTGTGAATATCCTGACTGACTCCTTGGGACCAGGCACAGTGGGTATTTATGGAGATTCTCCTCAGTACTTCCTGTCTTCTG CATTCATGACTTTGGCCATTGTTCTGCTGCACATTTTTTGGGGCATTGTATTTTTTGATGCTTGTGAAAAGAAGAAGTGGTGGGCACTGGCACTGGTCATCCTGAGCCATTTGCTGGTATCAG ACTTTCCTGAATCCTCAGTATGA